One genomic region from Pseudoduganella dura encodes:
- a CDS encoding ATP-binding protein, whose amino-acid sequence MREASYRLRRWLAGRMLPDSLQGRLTLVMVSGVLLTQLAGNVIWTAQRRAEAREEVKTAAQHLAHSASSAVRFFLSLPPNYRPLIIQQFREMGGTRFLVNINRAPVPVRPLKGRELADAALGQLLATLQEDLPGTPGLRVAFAWPERLRVDDGGVTLADLPESWTRHIMLARPAPVLLIQAELEPGHWLYLATLMPNPYFLETDNPLARDRLLLQALSLAAVLLVSILVVRWITRPLAALSDAATAFGKGENPPALPETGSREFVTTARAFEDMRKRIGRYMDDRERLFVSISHDLRTPIMRLKLRAELLDDDDLRGEFHDDLDELDMMVKGALQTVKDSDIHENATEIRLDALLGRMVRDAQLAGHEVSFAASGLTVTARPLALKRAIGNLLNNALQYGARVELAVGEDGGNIEIVVRDHGPGVPETALAGLGQPYVRLEHGRSRNGAGMGLGLSIARGIVQAHGGQLLLANAAGGGFRATIALPGAVFNPQ is encoded by the coding sequence ATGCGTGAGGCATCGTATCGGCTGCGCCGGTGGCTGGCCGGGCGCATGCTGCCCGATTCGCTGCAGGGCAGGCTGACGCTGGTGATGGTGAGCGGCGTGCTGTTGACGCAGCTCGCCGGCAATGTCATCTGGACGGCGCAGCGCCGTGCCGAGGCGCGCGAGGAAGTGAAGACGGCGGCGCAGCACCTGGCGCACAGTGCCTCCAGCGCGGTGCGCTTCTTCCTCAGCCTGCCGCCGAACTACCGGCCCCTGATCATCCAGCAGTTCCGCGAGATGGGCGGTACGCGCTTCCTGGTCAACATCAATCGCGCCCCGGTTCCCGTGCGGCCGCTGAAGGGGCGGGAGCTGGCCGATGCCGCGCTCGGGCAACTGCTCGCCACGCTGCAGGAAGACCTGCCCGGCACGCCCGGGCTGCGCGTGGCCTTCGCGTGGCCGGAGCGGCTGCGGGTGGACGACGGCGGCGTCACGCTGGCCGACCTGCCCGAGTCGTGGACCCGGCACATCATGCTGGCCCGGCCCGCGCCCGTGCTGCTGATCCAGGCCGAACTGGAACCCGGCCACTGGCTCTACCTTGCCACCCTGATGCCGAATCCCTATTTCCTCGAAACGGACAACCCGCTCGCTCGCGACAGGTTGCTGCTGCAGGCACTGTCGCTGGCGGCGGTGCTGCTGGTATCGATCCTCGTGGTGCGCTGGATTACCCGTCCGCTGGCGGCGCTGTCGGATGCCGCCACCGCGTTCGGCAAGGGCGAGAATCCGCCTGCGCTGCCGGAAACCGGCAGCCGCGAATTCGTCACGACGGCGCGCGCGTTCGAGGACATGCGCAAGCGTATCGGCCGCTACATGGACGACAGGGAGCGCCTGTTCGTATCGATCTCGCATGACCTGCGCACGCCCATCATGCGGCTCAAGCTGCGCGCCGAGCTGCTCGACGACGACGACCTGCGCGGCGAGTTCCACGACGATCTCGACGAGCTGGACATGATGGTCAAGGGCGCGCTGCAGACCGTGAAGGACAGCGACATCCACGAGAACGCCACCGAGATCCGGCTCGATGCGCTGCTGGGCCGCATGGTGCGCGACGCGCAACTGGCCGGGCACGAGGTATCCTTTGCCGCGTCCGGGCTGACGGTGACGGCCAGGCCGCTGGCACTCAAGCGCGCCATCGGCAACCTCCTGAACAATGCGCTGCAATACGGCGCGCGGGTGGAGCTGGCGGTGGGCGAGGACGGGGGCAACATCGAGATCGTCGTGCGCGACCATGGTCCCGGCGTGCCCGAGACCGCGCTGGCGGGCCTCGGCCAGCCGTATGTGCGGCTCGAACACGGCCGGAGCCGGAACGGCGCCGGCATGGGCCTCGGCCTCAGCATCGCTCGCGGCATCGTGCAGGCACACGGCGGGCAACTGCTGCTGGCGAACGCGGCGGGCGGCGGGTTTCGCGCCACGATCGCGCTGCCGGGAGCCGTCTTCAACCCGCAGTGA
- a CDS encoding response regulator gives MRRILIVDDDKKTRVLLKAYLEKNQYSVDLAHDGATFLAEFNRHADALSMVILDVMLPDTDGFALCRTVRQRSNVPIIMLTASSDETDRVVGLELGADDYISKPYSPRELLARIKAIHRRTGMNHAAAPRYYRFAGFTLDTVERTVTGPDGLVPLTGMDFQLLKYFVEHAGDILDRSVLCEGTRGRDAGPMDRFLDVQISRLRLRLNDSSGNPRLIKTVRGAGYVFSADVTAAHA, from the coding sequence ATGCGCAGGATCCTGATAGTCGACGACGACAAGAAAACCCGGGTCCTGCTGAAAGCCTACCTGGAAAAGAACCAGTACTCGGTCGACCTGGCGCATGATGGCGCCACGTTCCTGGCCGAATTCAACCGCCATGCGGACGCGCTGTCGATGGTGATCCTGGATGTGATGCTGCCGGATACGGACGGCTTTGCGCTGTGCCGCACGGTGCGGCAGCGTTCGAATGTCCCCATCATCATGCTCACGGCCAGTTCCGACGAGACCGACCGCGTGGTGGGCCTGGAGCTGGGTGCGGACGACTACATTTCAAAGCCCTACAGCCCCCGCGAGCTGCTGGCACGCATCAAGGCCATCCATCGCCGCACCGGGATGAACCATGCCGCCGCGCCGCGCTACTACCGCTTCGCCGGCTTCACGCTCGATACGGTGGAGCGCACCGTCACCGGCCCCGACGGGCTGGTACCGTTGACGGGAATGGACTTCCAGCTGCTGAAGTATTTCGTCGAGCACGCCGGCGACATCCTGGATCGCAGCGTGCTGTGCGAAGGCACGCGCGGGCGCGATGCCGGGCCGATGGATCGCTTCCTCGACGTGCAGATCAGCCGCCTGCGGCTGCGCCTGAACGACAGCAGCGGCAATCCGCGCCTGATCAAGACCGTGCGCGGTGCCGGCTATGTGTTTTCGGCCGATGTGACGGCGGCCCATGCGTGA
- a CDS encoding type II TA system antitoxin MqsA family protein, with protein METCPECGASDLVHDTHGVSYTYRHRHTTIPAVAGYHCPQCGGVALDRAAVDRYDELVNQFRRRVDSELVEPAYIQAVRRKLRLDPREADDLIGSGSNEFACYEAGRAQPHPSTVKLLKLLDRHPELLDELRD; from the coding sequence ATGGAGACTTGCCCCGAATGCGGCGCATCCGACCTGGTGCATGACACGCACGGCGTGTCGTACACCTACAGGCACCGCCACACCACGATTCCTGCCGTGGCCGGCTATCACTGCCCCCAATGCGGCGGCGTCGCGCTGGACCGCGCCGCCGTCGACCGTTACGACGAGCTGGTGAACCAGTTCCGGCGCCGCGTCGACAGCGAACTGGTCGAGCCGGCGTATATCCAGGCCGTGCGCAGGAAGCTGCGCCTCGATCCGCGCGAAGCCGACGACCTGATCGGCAGCGGCAGCAATGAATTCGCCTGCTACGAAGCGGGCAGGGCGCAGCCGCACCCCTCCACCGTCAAGCTGCTGAAACTGCTGGACCGGCATCCCGAACTACTGGACGAATTGCGCGATTGA
- a CDS encoding ABC transporter substrate-binding protein, with translation MKQINHHIFRKALAALCLAACACGSASARDQPLQVLHWWKSASERNAANLIAQRVGAHGVGWRDAVVPSGSGVGAGIVLRSRMLANDAPEVAQLNGIVVRDWARLDLLLKLDTVAAAGNWDKLLLPAVAATIRYDGHVYAAPLGIHRINTLFYNRRLLRRLGLDAPATWAEFERIAPKLQQAGIVPLAQSSEPWQVATLFETMVLAEGVDLYRGLFHRGDVAAYSDPRLAAALRRLRAAKRWMGSPIRERKWGDSVRELAENRSAMMVMGDWAKGELLARGLAVDDDFGCAAAPGTGRYHLYNIDTLSMLGIRPEARAAQEKLAALVLSPSLQADYNRIKGSISVLRHPALAKMDACARASWQLFNSGAAARIPSLMHRMTIDETVRDAMVAEVHRFFLNDSVAVDDTQRRLGTIARTFIQTK, from the coding sequence ATGAAGCAAATTAACCACCATATTTTTCGCAAGGCACTGGCTGCCCTTTGCCTGGCCGCCTGCGCATGCGGGAGCGCCTCGGCGCGGGATCAACCGCTGCAGGTGCTGCATTGGTGGAAGTCCGCCAGCGAGCGCAACGCGGCGAACCTGATCGCGCAGCGCGTGGGCGCACACGGGGTCGGCTGGCGCGACGCCGTGGTCCCCAGCGGCTCCGGGGTCGGCGCCGGCATCGTGCTGCGCAGCCGCATGCTGGCCAACGATGCGCCGGAAGTGGCGCAGCTGAACGGCATCGTGGTTCGCGACTGGGCGCGCCTGGACCTGCTGCTGAAACTGGACACCGTGGCGGCAGCGGGCAACTGGGACAAGCTGTTGTTGCCGGCCGTCGCCGCCACCATCCGGTACGACGGCCATGTGTATGCCGCGCCGCTCGGCATTCACCGTATCAACACGCTGTTCTACAACCGCAGGCTGCTGCGGCGCCTGGGCCTCGACGCACCTGCCACGTGGGCCGAGTTCGAGCGCATCGCGCCGAAGCTGCAGCAGGCCGGCATCGTGCCGCTGGCCCAGAGCAGCGAACCGTGGCAGGTGGCCACGCTGTTCGAGACGATGGTGCTGGCCGAGGGCGTAGACCTGTACCGCGGCCTGTTCCACCGGGGCGATGTGGCGGCGTACTCGGACCCGCGCCTCGCTGCGGCGCTGCGGCGGCTGCGCGCGGCGAAGCGCTGGATGGGCAGTCCCATCCGGGAACGCAAATGGGGCGACAGCGTGCGCGAGCTTGCCGAAAACCGTTCCGCGATGATGGTCATGGGCGATTGGGCGAAAGGCGAGCTGCTGGCACGCGGCCTGGCGGTGGACGACGACTTCGGGTGCGCGGCGGCGCCGGGGACCGGGCGCTATCACCTGTACAATATCGATACGCTGAGCATGCTGGGCATCCGCCCCGAGGCTCGCGCGGCCCAGGAAAAGCTGGCGGCGCTGGTGCTGTCGCCGTCGCTGCAGGCCGACTATAACCGGATCAAGGGATCGATTTCGGTGTTGCGCCATCCCGCGCTGGCGAAAATGGATGCCTGCGCGCGCGCCTCGTGGCAATTGTTCAACAGCGGCGCCGCGGCCCGGATACCGAGCCTGATGCACCGCATGACCATCGACGAAACCGTGCGCGACGCGATGGTGGCGGAGGTGCACCGCTTTTTCCTGAACGACAGCGTGGCGGTGGACGACACGCAGCGCCGGCTGGGCACCATCGCCCGTACCTTCATCCAGACCAAATAG